The window CATAGCCCGAAACGTGAAGGTCGCAGAGGCGCTTTGCCGACGGGTCATGAGAAACGGTCACGCGCCGTTCGCGCCGCACCTGTTGTATCCAACATTCACCGATGACAGCGTCCCCGAGCAGCGGGAGACTGGCATCGCCTGCGGTCTGGCCTACATGGAATGTTGCGACGAGGTGTGGGCGTTCACCGGCAACGGCATTTCCAGCGGCATGCGGCAGGAACTCGACCGGGCCGGACAACTGGGCAAGCCGATCCTCGAGATCGCCGAGGAGTAAGCAATGGCCTGGGATCAACAGCCCATCAAGGGATATCTGGTGGACGCCGACACGGGGGAGCGGCTCGAATTCCAGTACAACCCCAACTCCATCAGCGACGAGAAGTCGACCGACTACGCGACGATCAAGATCCCCGGCATGAGCCACCCGCGCTACCAGTACGTCGCCGGGGAACCGCGCCGGATTGCCTTCAAGGTCGAGCTGTTCAAGGGGCCGGTCAAACAGAAGGTCGACTGGCTCCGCTCGCTGCAATATCCGGAACACGCCGGAACCATGCTCAAGAACGCGCCGCACCGTGTGCTGCTGATTTTCGGCGATCTCTACCCGGGCGTGACCTGCATCGTCCGGCAGGTGAAGGCGCGTTTCTTCGGCCTGTTCGACCGGGACAACCTGCTGCCGCAACGCGCCGAGGTGGACATCGTCCTCGAGGAATATGTGGACCGTTCCATCAACTGGTCGGAGGTGCGCTCATGATCGGCCGCGATTCCCGATACGCCCGTTGCGTTCTCTACCGGGACAGCGACGGCACCTCCCTCGGAATGCGCCAGCGCATCGACACCACCCCCAGACACGACGACCGCCTGCACACCGTGGTCGAGGGCGACCGTCTGGATCTGCTCGCGCACCGCTATCTGGGTGACGCCAGGCTCTGGTGGATCATCTGCGACTACAACGACCTCTTTTTTCCGTTGGCGCTCGAGCCGGGCCTGGCGCTGCGCATTCCCTCCCGCGAACACGTCCAGATGCGCCTGCTCGACTGAAGCGTCCGACACCTCGCCATGCCTTCCGGTAAGTAAGCAGGGAACTGCGAACCGCCGGAGAGACGCATGGATCTGGATACCTTCAAACCGACATTTCTGATTCAGATCGAGGGGCACGACCTCTCGAAGGACATCACCCAGGAGATCACCTCGTTCGTTTTCACCGACAACGAGGAGGAGCTGGATGTTCTCGAGCTGTCGGTGACCGACCGTAACCTGCAGTTCGTCGACGATCCGCTGTTCCAGGAAGGCAACGAGATCGTGGCCCGCTTCGGCTACGTGGGGAACCTCTCTCCGCGCAAGAAGGCGGTCATCAAGGACATCGATTACGACTTCCCGGAAAACGGCGATCCGACCATCCGCATCAAGGCCTACGACAAGGGCTTCAAACTCGCGGGCAAGGAAAACCAGAAGGTCTGGCAGAAACCCGCTCCCGGCATCCTCTATTCGGAAATCGCCGAACAAGTCGCTGCCGCCAACGGCCTCACCCCGGTGGTCACGGCCACCAAGGGAACCCATCTCCGCGTCACCCAGAGCAACATTTCGGATGCCCAGTTCCTCAAGGAGCTAGCGGAAAAGGCCCGCGACCGCGATGGCGACGGCGTGAGCGGCTATGTCTTCTACATCCAGGACGACGAACTCCATTTCCATCCCCGCGAGCTCGACCAGACGCCGCTTCTGACCCTCGAATATTTCACCGACACCAAGGGCCTGCTGCGCTCGTTCCGCCCCAGCACCCAA is drawn from Desulfatitalea tepidiphila and contains these coding sequences:
- a CDS encoding DUF7768 domain-containing protein; amino-acid sequence: MKRIFVCSPFAGDIARNVKVAEALCRRVMRNGHAPFAPHLLYPTFTDDSVPEQRETGIACGLAYMECCDEVWAFTGNGISSGMRQELDRAGQLGKPILEIAEE
- a CDS encoding CIS tube protein, yielding MAWDQQPIKGYLVDADTGERLEFQYNPNSISDEKSTDYATIKIPGMSHPRYQYVAGEPRRIAFKVELFKGPVKQKVDWLRSLQYPEHAGTMLKNAPHRVLLIFGDLYPGVTCIVRQVKARFFGLFDRDNLLPQRAEVDIVLEEYVDRSINWSEVRS
- a CDS encoding LysM peptidoglycan-binding domain-containing protein; amino-acid sequence: MIGRDSRYARCVLYRDSDGTSLGMRQRIDTTPRHDDRLHTVVEGDRLDLLAHRYLGDARLWWIICDYNDLFFPLALEPGLALRIPSREHVQMRLLD
- a CDS encoding phage late control D family protein gives rise to the protein MDLDTFKPTFLIQIEGHDLSKDITQEITSFVFTDNEEELDVLELSVTDRNLQFVDDPLFQEGNEIVARFGYVGNLSPRKKAVIKDIDYDFPENGDPTIRIKAYDKGFKLAGKENQKVWQKPAPGILYSEIAEQVAAANGLTPVVTATKGTHLRVTQSNISDAQFLKELAEKARDRDGDGVSGYVFYIQDDELHFHPRELDQTPLLTLEYFTDTKGLLRSFRPSTQSQGAKGAGVETKTVGVDPRKKDVVEHKANNASTPERTALGKQTYLVDGNTGEGSFKEQETGQIVPSFDRSEGFHEEPRQEPAQDSAEGKFREAELRQVEADAATIGIPQLRAKKNVEIKGVGRKFSGIYYCHSVRHSISGAGYLCELKLKKNALGKGAGDKSAESQGKPNDREAPPTPQNEPPAMVTIDADSGAVTQGGGNG